The genomic stretch TTAAAAGAATGGAGAATATTTAGCTTCAATGGACAAATCattcaaagcataaaaataagtAACTAAAGGTCAGAGCAAGTTGTGCTCCACTTCTTGGACtcctataaaatgtaatttttaatacattttataACTTTACCGGAAATGGGTGTCAAGTTATTCATCAAAAGGAAATGGGTGTCAAGTCAACCGGTGCTACTCAGCTCTTCTCCTTGTACAATCCATCGTATGTGTAAACTTTACCGGTGTAACTGCTTTTAGATTCATGGCCACGAATGACTCTAACAGGCACATGTTGCTCCACACAGTTCTGCCATTGAGCACATAGCAGGTACAAGTCAACTAATATGATTTCAAATTCAGAAGGCATTCAACACACTCACTGATTCTTGTGCTAAACTGATTCTTGCTCATAATATCACTTAGAGCTTCTGGGCTAAAAGCAGAATGACTTacccaacaaaattaaaaataaaagcagaaTGGATCAACAACTAGTGAGAGTGTGTTGATCTGATCCACACACTCTCACTGGTCAACATGACAACAATATCACTTTGAGCTTCTGGTTAAAAGGAGAACAGATCAGAAAGTACCATTGCAGGTAACAATagaaaatcactttttttttacaagtaacaATAGACAAAGGACTTAGGAGAGCTATAAAATACACACCTTGAGCGCCAAATTTCCACGCTCCATCTTTTGGTCTTGGATCTGATGCTTATTGCCAGTTAAATTATGTCCACCTTGACCAGTATACACAACATCATCAGCATTATCAAGGTCATCTTCATACATCCCGGACAAAACAATGGCAACTGCAACTGGGAACGTGTAGTTCCTATACTcctatttaggaaaaaaaaaatttcctcatcAATTCTAGTTTAATTCTGATTACTAAGTGGAAGAACATTAAATTTCTAACTACATCAACAAGAAGAAAGACTACTCAGTCAGGAATAGCCTTTAATTATTCAATCCTTGGTTTACAGAAAAGCAGCATTAACACAATAGATAACATGACACACATTAGGCTAGAACAAGAAAAACTTATACACCAAGAAAACTGTAAATAGGTTGGccttgttttcttttgattgttATATGCATACAATCAAGTTGCAAATCACTAGCACTAGTACTGTGGAACAGTCGAAACTAAGATCTCTAGTTCCCAAGGCAGAGCCTCAACTAACTATGCTATGTTTGCGGGTGGTAAATAGCTTAGCATCCCTAGATAGAATGGTCCTAAGAGGCACTAAAAGCTTTAGGTACATAAACCATAAGCTATTGAGAAGTGTAAGGATCATGAGCTGCAAATTAGCTTGAGCAATATCATTTCACAAGGCtttgaaaaacataaaagacaTTCCAGTACCACCTCTGTGACTACCAAACAAGTAAACAAAAAGTAATCAACTACTTATTCGTCCACGCATTGACTGATAAATTTCAGAAGAGTATTTAATATGAGAAGGCCTTATTGGCTTATATCAATCATGTATTCAATCAAAATGAACAGAACTCCAACTCaaatcaaaaatgaaaatttacaGGAAGAAAATTTATTGGCTGCCAATTGATTGCATTCTTAGACATCCCTAATCAAAGAGCAACATGATTAAATTACCCCTTTACTGTAACTCTGCCCCATATAATCAATCCCGTTCAGCCAGTGACTGTGAAAACCAACAGCAACCATTTCAGCCCGTGCATAGAACTGATGCCCAACCTTAATTCctctcatcaagagcacttATTAACACCTCTTAATAAATGGTTTTCACATTGATAGTGCAAAagtcaaaatcaaatattatagGATGATAAACAAGCAAACTGCTACTAAAACACATATAACCAGAAAAGCAATGTAAGAAAAAGCAACAAACCTGGAACATCACCAATTCTTTTCACAGGGTTCAAGATTTCGTTAGCCTCCATCATCTGCCAGATAGTtccatttggaagaaaaatGGTTGAATTACATCAGAATGTGATAATTACAAAGATTTCACAATCATATTCTCCACAACCAACACAATCTACCAttccaaaaattattatataacaATGATGGACACAAGAACTAATATCATTGCCACATTATCATCACCATTATCAATGCAATTAATAACCCTTTTTCCTTTTGATGAATAACTTGGCACCCATTTCTAATACAATTATTTGGTTGGTCAATAAACATCTCCTCGTTCGGAACAAGGAACATCAACCActttctcagaaaccaaacagAGAGTAACCCACACTGCATTGCAAACTCTTGACAAAATAAAGTCAGAGAAATGCTTAAGAGCAAATAAGAACGTGCACATTGGTGATTAAAGCCTGAAACTACATATATGACTGAATGCCGCAATGAAATCCGTGGGTTCCCAACGCCAAATTAGAATTACCCAATTCAGATTTGAGATACTCAACATAAATCACCAAACACAAATCAAAGTCAACTACAAAATCTAACCCaacaaaatgagaaataataaaaatcaaggtCACACCACTCTTCTCAGCAACCGAAATCCACCTCAAGCAAATTCAATATTATCAAAAACTAATCCAAATCTTCTACAACAACAAGAACACCGGccacaaaaattgcaaaaatttaaagtttaaagaggTTACCTCGAGGATTTTTctccccttctttttctttttcttctctggtTTCCCCGAACGATCCACcctctctcccctctctctttctttctctctccccctctctctctctccctctttcagCTTCTCAGCAAAGCCTTGTATGAAAGCTTTCGTCGGTTAAAGTTTGGGAGAGCAGCGGTAGAGAgattgagagtgagagtgatgagggaggtgagtgaGAGGGGTGTTAGGGAGGATTCTGGTGTTTTGAaggtttggggaaaaaaaagacgcggtttatgaaatttttcatCCGAAAATTTCAGATACCCGCCACTGGGTGGCGCTTATTTTTCGCACTCAATAGGGGCGactaagtcgcccctaatgagcctcaaatttatttatttttttaaaaaaaaaattatacttataattttttaatttttatttattttatttatttttgtttttctttattttctcctgtaatatatttttattattataatattaactaataatttccatttaataaatttttataataaagatcattaagttgatatttatcttataattaattataagatcaatacaaaatccaaagataatataactaatgcactaagataatataaaaagcttatagttcaattaaatgttcgattgaaccttcaattgtattcaatttgatcgatcaattgatcttatcatgatcaatctaactaattcattaggatcaatcggatgtttgatcgatcaattgattctattacgatcaatcgaactaactcactaggatcgattggatttt from Corylus avellana chromosome ca1, CavTom2PMs-1.0 encodes the following:
- the LOC132167562 gene encoding histone-lysine N-methyltransferase, H3 lysine-9 specific SUVH4-like, with product MMEANEILNPVKRIGDVPGIKVGHQFYARAEMVAVGFHSHWLNGIDYMGQSYSKGEYRNYTFPVAVAIVLSGMYEDDLDNADDVVYTGQGGHNLTGNKHQIQDQKMERGNLALKNCVEQHVPVRVIRGHESKSSYTGKVYTYDGLYKEKS